From the genome of Desulfovibrio sp. JY:
CACGGCCGACCGGATGGTGCGCGACAAACCCTACCACGTCGTGGGCGGCTCCTTTCTGCTGGGGCTGTTTCTCGGCTGGTTCATGAGCAGGAAGTAGCGTGGCCTCCGGGCTTGGCCCCCTCGACGAAGCCCTGGCCGCCGGCGGCCGGCTGTGCGGCATCTGCCTGGAGATCCTGGCCGACCGGCTGGAACTCCTGGGACTGGAGGCCAGGGCGGCCAAGGTGCGTCTGGTCCAGTGCCTGATTCTGGCCTGCGCGGGCGCGGCGTTTCTGGTCGTGGGGCTGGGGCTGGCCGGCGTGGCCGTGCTGCTGGCCGTACCGCCGCCGTGGCGGGTGGCCGTGGCCGCGGGCGTGGCCGTCGTCTGTCTGGTCGCGGGGGCGGGAGCCTTTTGGCGCCTGCGACGCCGGTTGTCCCGGCTGCCCCGGGTCTTTTCCCAGACCGCCGCCGAGTTGCGAAAGGATCGGGAATGTTTCTAGACGGACAATTGCGCGAACTCGAGGCCGAGAAAAAACGACTGGCCCTTCGCGGCGACATCAACCGGCGGCTTTTGGGCCTGGAATGGGGAATGGCCCGGGCATCCCTGCGCCACGGCATAGCCGACCTGACGGTGGGGCTGACCCTGGCCCGACGCCTGTTGTCCTTTCTCGGCAGGCGCTGACACGGCGAAGCCTGCCTGCGGGCGGCGCGGGAGACGGCATGTGAAAATCCGCTGGACACTCTCCATCCGGGGCGGACTCGTCTTGCTGGCCCTTTTGGCCGTGCTGCCGGCGTTGGGCTTGCAAGTCTACGACGGCGTCATGCAGCGACGCCACTTGGTCGAGGACGCCACCATGGAGGCGCGGCGCTCGACCGCCACCTTCGCCCAGGTCCAGGCCCGCATCACCGACAGCACCCGGCTGCTCCTCACCACCCTGGCCGCCATGCCCGAAGTGCGCCGCCTGGACACCACGGCCTGCGACGCGCTCTTCGCCTCCCTGCTCCAACAAAACCCCATCTATATCAACATCCTCGTCGTCAACCGGCAGGGCGACATCGTCGCCTCGGGCCTGCCCTACGGCCGGGTCAACCTGGCCGACCGCAAGCACTTCCGGGACGCCATGACCACGGGCCGTTTTTCCGCCGGCGAATACATCGTCAGCCGCACGGGCTTCGACCCCGCCTTCCCCTTTGCCCTGCCCTTCCGCGACGCCGCCGGCAACACGGCCGGCGTGCTCATCGCCGCGGTCAAGCTCGCCAGCTACGACGCCGCCTTCGACAAGCTGCTCCTGCCGCCGGGATCGATGTTCGGCATCACCGACAACAAGGGCGTACGGCTCTACTACCGACCCAAGACCGAAACCAATCCGCTGGGCCGACCGGTCAAGGCGGCGGTATGGGAAGAAGTCTCCAAAGGCGGCGAGGAAGGCTCGTTCCCGCAAACCGGCTCCGACGGACGCCGCCGGTTCCTGGCCTACCAGAAGCTTTCCCTGGCTCCAGGCCAGACGCCGTACATGACTTTCGTGGTGGGACTGCCCGAATCCGTGGTGCTGGCCCCGGCCAGAAAGGCCCTGGCCACGAACCTGATTCTTCTGGCCGCCGCCGCCGTCCTGGCCATTGGCGTGGCCTGGTTTTTCGGCGGCGCGGTCATTGCCAGGCGGCTCGACCGGGTCGCCGCCACCGCCGACCGCGTCGGCCGGGGCGACCTGACCGCCCGCACGGACCTGCCTTACGGCGAGAGCGGCATCGGCAAGGTGGCCAAAACCCTGGACGCCATGACGGAACTGCTCGCCCGGCAGGAGACGGCCCGCGAAAACGCCTTGGCCGCCCTGCGCCGCAACCAGGAACGCATGGCCCATATCACCGCCAGCATGGCCGACTGGATATGGGAGACCGACGCCGACGCCCGCTACGTCTACGTCAGCGCCAAGGTGCGCCAATCCATGGGCTACGCCCCCGAGGCGCTTCTCGGCAAATCCTTTTTCGACTTCCTGGCTCCGGGCGAAGAGGCCCGGGTCCGGCCGGTCTTCGACGCGGCCAGGGACGCGGACGAACCCCTGCGCGAGTGCATCCACTGGCGCGTGGCCAAGGACGGCCT
Proteins encoded in this window:
- a CDS encoding phage holin family protein, whose product is MASGLGPLDEALAAGGRLCGICLEILADRLELLGLEARAAKVRLVQCLILACAGAAFLVVGLGLAGVAVLLAVPPPWRVAVAAGVAVVCLVAGAGAFWRLRRRLSRLPRVFSQTAAELRKDRECF
- a CDS encoding PAS domain S-box protein; its protein translation is MKIRWTLSIRGGLVLLALLAVLPALGLQVYDGVMQRRHLVEDATMEARRSTATFAQVQARITDSTRLLLTTLAAMPEVRRLDTTACDALFASLLQQNPIYINILVVNRQGDIVASGLPYGRVNLADRKHFRDAMTTGRFSAGEYIVSRTGFDPAFPFALPFRDAAGNTAGVLIAAVKLASYDAAFDKLLLPPGSMFGITDNKGVRLYYRPKTETNPLGRPVKAAVWEEVSKGGEEGSFPQTGSDGRRRFLAYQKLSLAPGQTPYMTFVVGLPESVVLAPARKALATNLILLAAAAVLAIGVAWFFGGAVIARRLDRVAATADRVGRGDLTARTDLPYGESGIGKVAKTLDAMTELLARQETARENALAALRRNQERMAHITASMADWIWETDADARYVYVSAKVRQSMGYAPEALLGKSFFDFLAPGEEARVRPVFDAARDADEPLRECIHWRVAKDGLRRSISTSGVPWRDESGAFKGYRGVDKDVTERMQAENELRESLAEKDTLLKEIHHRVKNNLQIISGLLYLQEEQVHDPVALESFRESRNRIASMALVHEELYRATSLSRIRLDDYIRELLPRLFGHAQKTPRLTFDCRLDPVGVPIEQAVPAGLVLNELFTNAYKHAFAGREAGLLRVELREEEKDVVIVVSDDGPGLPKDFAPEGGATLGMQLVVNLTRQLGGSLDVRNHDGAAFTLRFPQ